The following are from one region of the Aspergillus chevalieri M1 DNA, chromosome 1, nearly complete sequence genome:
- a CDS encoding SDR family oxidoreductase (COG:V;~EggNog:ENOG410PK0D;~InterPro:IPR001509,IPR036291;~PFAM:PF01073,PF13460,PF07993,PF01370;~go_function: GO:0003824 - catalytic activity [Evidence IEA]) yields the protein MSTETVLITGASGFVATHVVDSFLKAGYAVRGTVRSEDTAEKVRRTFPQYADKLSFAIVPDIGAPHAFDEAAKGVRGVIHTATPFQIEVEDNERDLLIPAIEGTNNVLDAVKKNAPEVQRIVITSSFAAIIDLGKGTRPGHVYSEADWNPLTYEVAAKKETPGAAAYTAAKTLAERAAWDFVEREKPSFDVVTICPPMVYGPNINATTNLAKLNTSSADIYRLMSPNSKSTDPVPSNAFWSWVDVRDVAEAHLKAYQVSEAGGQRFFVTGGNFSYQQFVDVLREKIPEIKDRVPVGTPGSGFGGVELYGVDNSKSQKVLGLKYHDLEQTVVDSARAFLELEKSA from the coding sequence ATGTCTACCGAAACTGTCCTCATCACCGGTGCCTCCGGTTTCGTCGCCACACACGTTGTCGATTCCTTCCTCAAGGCTGGCTATGCTGTTCGTGGCACCGTCCGCTCTGAGGATACCGCTGAGAAGGTCCGTCGCACATTCCCCCAGTATGCGGACAAGCTCAGTTTCGCCATTGTTCCGGACATTGGTGCGCCCCATGCCTTCGATGAGGCCGCCAAGGGCGTTCGTGGTGTCATTCACACGGCCACTCCTTTCCAGATCGAGGTTGAGGACAATGAGCGCGATCTGCTCATCCCCGCTATTGAGGGTACCAACAACGTCCTCGACGCCGTTAAAAAGAACGCTCCCGAGGTGCAACGCATTGTCATCACTTCTTCCTTCGCTGCTATCATCGACTTGGGCAAGGGTACCCGTCCGGGCCATGTGTACTCCGAGGCCGACTGGAACCCTCTGACCTATGAAGTGGCTGCTAAAAAGGAAACTCCCGGTGCTGCTGCATACACTGCCGCTAAGACCCTTGCAGAGCGTGCGGCCTGGGACTTCGTCGAGCGGGAGAAGCCCTCGTTTGACGTGGTCACAATCTGCCCTCCCATGGTGTACGGCCCCAACATCAACGCTACCACCAACCTCGCCAAACTCAACACTTCCTCCGCCGACATTTACCGGTTGATGTCGCCCAACTCCAAGTCCACTGACCCCGTTCCGTCCAACGCTTTCTGGTCATGGGTTGATGTGCGCGATGTGGCTGAGGCTCACCTGAAGGCCTACCAGGTGTCTGAGGCTGGTGGTCAGCGCTTCTTCGTCACCGGCGGCAACTTCAGCTACCAGCAATTCGTTGACGTCCTGCGGGAGAAGATCCCTGAGATCAAGGATCGCGTGCCCGTTGGCACGCCCGGCTCGGGTTTCGGTGGTGTTGAGCTGTATGGCGTCGACAACTCCAAGTCCCAGAAGGTTTTGGGTCTTAAGTACCATGATCTCGAGCAGACTGTTGTTGACTCTGCGCGTGCCTTCCTCGAGCTGGAGAAGAGTGCGTAA
- a CDS encoding DUF3425 domain-containing protein (COG:S;~EggNog:ENOG410PRCU;~InterPro:IPR021833;~PFAM:PF11905), whose translation MPPESSSSDVTSPTDDDWHGIDDKIERRRRQNRVNQRAWRLRHKQHPQRDGLPSRSPSANEPSALIPFVPPNHTHDGSSCSRPECFLISSETEMLLERFESTAYTSYILGSPQADHLLTLVRGNIFRALFHNLSVLGLSKEWMNEDALSPLASDSQSHLVRHLAMLPVSLQPTVLQRSVEHHPWLDLFPLPRMRDNMIELGDALDEYQLCEDLMGFWNTHQNDSMLVVWGDPWDPRNWEVTEQFLRKWSWLIKGCPELIWSTNYWRHQRGEKRIAYRGYE comes from the exons ATGCCACCAGAATCTAGCTCCTCCGACGTGACAAGCCCGACCGACGATGATTGGCATGGAATCGATGACAAAATAGAACGGCGAAGGCGACAGAACCGAGTGAATCAACGCGCATGGC GGCTCAGACATAAGCAACATCCGCAACGTGATGGACTGCCATCACGGTCTCCCTCGGCCAACGAACCCTCCGCATTGATCCCCTTTGTGCCACCGAACCATACCCACGACGGGTCATCCTGCTCAAGACCGGAATGCTTCTTGATCAGTTCCGAGACCGAGATGTTGCTTGAGAGGTTTGAATCTACCGCCTATACGAGCTATATCCTCGGGTCGCCCCAGGCGGATCACCTCTTGACCTTGGTGAGGGGAAACATTTTTCGCGCTCTCTTCCATAATCTCTCCGTGCTGGGGTTATCCAAAGAATGGATGAATGAGGATGCGCTCTCGCCACTCGCTTCAGACTCCCAATCCCACCTTGTCCGTCATCTCGCAATGCTGCCGGTTTCCCTTCAGCCCACCGTTCTGCAACGAAGCGTCGAACACCATCCGTGGCTAGACCTGTTCCCCTTACCTCGAATGCGGGATAACATGATCGAACTAGGAGACGCTCTGGATGAATACCAACTGTGTGAAGATCTCATGGGATTCTGGAACACGCACCAGAATGATTCTATGCTGGTCGTTTGGGGAGATCCCTGGGACCCGCGGAATTGGGAAGTCACTGAGCAGTTCCTGCGAAAATGGAGCTGGCTGATTAAAGGATGCCCAGAGTTGATTTGGTCTACGAACTACTGGCGTCATCAACGTGGGGAGAAGAGGATTGCTTACAGGGGTTACGAATGA
- a CDS encoding uncharacterized protein (COG:Q;~EggNog:ENOG410PPAF), with translation MIAPTNQVPASESAIPVSQCFPTISEESLKENVIIIVGTCVETPAPTVASMSTDPFCFSPARLDSKKPQASPFIKSLNTASGPHAFPTAVYLGPDRHNLRINTICPWMTQTRITVGKNLGNRWAEEGLPISTPLDGAKVAAGVLTDDSLHGTSMYVAGGRAWEIEGSSHHGR, from the coding sequence ATGATTGCGCCTACGAACCAGGTGCCTGCGTCAGAATCAGCCATTCCTGTGTCCCAGTGTTTCCCGACTATTTCAGAGGAATCGCTCAAGGAAAACGTAATCATCATTGTCGGTACGTGTGTAGAAACACCCGCACCTACCGTGGCGTCGATGTCGACCGATCCATTCTGCTTTTCTCCTGCACGGCTGGATTCAAAGAAACCTCAGGCCTCTCCCTTTATCAAGTCGCTAAACACGGCGTCAGGGCCTCATGCGTTCCCTACGGCCGTATATCTTGGCCCAGACCGGCATAATCTGCGCATCAACACCATTTGTCCGTGGATGACCCAGACGCGCATCACCGTTGGCAAGAACCTGGGGAatcgctgggcggaggagggtttgCCTATCAGCACGCCGTTGGATGGCGCCAAGGTCGCTGCGGGAGTCCTGACCGACGACTCTCTTCATGGTACGTCCATGTACGTGGCTGGAGGTCGTGCTTGGGAGATTGAAGGGAGTAGCCATCACGGACGTTGA
- the chsC gene encoding chitin synthase C (CAZy:GT2_Chitin_synth;~COG:M;~EggNog:ENOG410Q28A;~InterPro:IPR029044,IPR004835,IPR004834,IPR013616;~PFAM:PF01644,PF08407,PF13632;~TransMembrane:8 (o527-546i566-591o611-633i645-666o696-715i727-745o822-841i861-885o);~go_function: GO:0004100 - chitin synthase activity [Evidence IEA];~go_function: GO:0016758 - transferase activity, transferring hexosyl groups [Evidence IEA];~go_process: GO:0006031 - chitin biosynthetic process [Evidence IEA]) codes for MGTQFPFRNSHSPQESQSSSGYSPATTPYRQSGLEETDQELSLLRGQPSPQPSPFGAPFDNNYSTDSLRRYTLHDPGVTVFPNVPPYESQPDYVTSPYGTPASEGGTTSSDAWKRRQGPGTGLSRRYGTRKIKLVQGSVLSVDYPVPSAIQNAIQPEYRESEEAFTEEFTHMRYTAATCDPDEFTLRNGYNLRPAMYNRHTELLIAITYYNEDKVLTARTLHGVMQNVRDIVNLKKSEFWNKGGPAWQKIVVSLVFDGIDPCDKNTLDVLATIGIYQDGVMKRDVDGRETVAHIFEYTTQLSVTSNQQLVRPHRDDPNTLPPVQMLFCLKQKNSKKINSHRWLFNGFSRILNPEVVILIDAGTKPGRKSLLALWEAFYNDRNLGGACGEIHAMLGEGWRNLLNPLVAAQNFEYKISNILDKPLESAFGYVSVLPGAFSAYRYRAIMGRPLEQYFHGDHTLSRKLGKKGIEGMNIFKKNMFLAEDRILCFELVAKAGFKWHLSYVKASKGETDVPEGTAEFISQRRRWLNGSFAAGLYAMMHFGRIYQSSHNFLRMFFLHIQMLYNFAQLIMTWFSLASYWLTSSVIIDLVGTPSSTNKYKGWPFGNEATPIVNNILKYGYLFCLMLQFILALGNRPKGARLPYTLSFLYFSLVQFYVLICSFYLVANAFSGGTLDFNMSDGVGAFLSSFFSSQGPGIVLIALVSTYGIYVVSSLLYMDPWHILTSSWAYFFGMTTSINILMVYAFCNWHDVSWGTKGSDKADALPSAQTQKDGLKSNFIEELDKPQADIDSQFESTVKRALAPFEEPEEEYEKSMDDSYRNFRTNLLLLWIFSNLILSLLITAESISRMCLTNTSTTRTSWFFQIILWSTAALCFFRFFGSLWFLGRSGILCCVNRR; via the exons ATGGGTACACAGTTCCCCTTTAGGAACTCCCATTCTCCTCAGGAGAGCCAGAGCAGCAGTGGCTACTCCCCGGCAACAACGCCCTATAGG CAAAGCGGCCTTGAAGAGACTGACCAGGAGCTGTCGCTGTTGCGCGGTCAACCCAGCCCGCAACCCAGTCCCTTTGGCGCTCCCTTCGATAACAATTATTCCACCGACTCGCTTCGTCGATACACTCTGCATGACCCTGGTGTGACCGTGTTCCCCAATGTGCCGCCCTACGAGAGTCAGCCAGACTACGTGACCAGTCCCTACGGCACTCCGGCGTCGGAAGGGGGGACGACTTCATCCGATGCGTGGAAGCGAAGACAAGGTCCAGGAACGGGACTTTCGCGTCGCTATGGTACAAGAAAAATTAAGCTGGTGCAGGGCTCCGTTCTGAGTGTCGACTATCCCGTTCCGAGCGCCATCCAAAATGCTATCCAACCGGAGTACCGGGAGTCGGAGGAGGCTTTCACAGAAGAATTCACCCACATGCGAT ACACCGCGGCCACTTGCGATCCTGACGAATTCACCCTGCGGAATGGATACAACTTACGCCCGGCCATGTACAACCGACACACGGAACTTCTGATTGCCATCACCTATTATAACGAAGATAAAGTCTTGACGGCACGAACCCTGCATGGTGTCATGCAAAATGTCCGCGATATCGTCAACCTGAAGAAGTCGGAATTCTGGAACAAGGGAGGCCCTGCGTGGCAGAAGATTGTGGTCAGCTTGGTTTTTGATGGAATCGACCCTTGCGACAAAAACACATTGGATGTCCTGGCGACGATCGGTATCTATCAGGATGGAGTGATGAAGCGAGATGTTGACGGCCGAGAAACCGTCGCTCACATT TTCGAGTACACCACCCAACTTTCCGTTACCTCCAACCAGCAATTGGTCCGACCGCACAGAGATGATCCCAACACGTTGCCCCCGGTCCAGATGCTTTTCTGTCTCAAACAGAAGAACAGCAAAAAGATCAACTCCCACCGATGGCTGTTCAACGGCTTCAGTCGAATCCTCAATCCGGAGGTTGTGATTTTGATCGACGCAGGAACAAAGCCAGGTCGCAAATCGCTGCTGGCACTGTGGGAAGCCTTCTACAACGACCGCAACCTCGGAGGCGCTTGTGGAGAAATCCATGCCATGTTGGGTGAAGGATGGCGCAACTTGCTGAACCCACTTGTTGCTGCGCAAAATTTTGAATATAAGATCTCCAATATTCTGGATAAACCTTTGGAAAGTGCTTTTGGATATGTCAGTGTGTTGCCGGGTGCATTCTCAGCGTACCGGTACCGTGCGATCATGGGCCGCCCGCTGGAACAGTACTTCCATGGTGACCATACACTTTCCAGGAAGCTCGGCAAGAAGGGTATTGAAGGAATGAATATCTTTAAGAAGAACATGTTCTTGGCTGAGGATCGTATTCTTTGCTTTGAACTGGTGGCCAAGGCTGGGTTCAAATGGCATCTTTCCTATGTGAAGGCATCCAAAGGTGAAACCGATGTGCCTGAAGGAACAGCCGAGTTTATCAGTCAACGGCGAAGATGGCTGAACGGATCTTTCGCTGCCGGTCTGTACGCCATGATGCATTTCGGGCGTATCTACCAAAGTAGCCACAACTTCCTTCGGATGTTCTTCTTGCACATTCAGATGCTTTACAACTTCGCGCAGTTGATCATGACTTGGTTCTCCCTTG CGTCCTACTGGCTTACCAGTTCCGTCATTATCGACCTGGTGGGAACGCCTAGTTCGACCAACAAGTACAAGGGATGGCCGTTCGGTAATGAGGCGACCCCAATTGTGAACAACATTCTCAAATATGGTTATCTATTCTGTCTCATGCTTCAGTTTATTCTGGCTCTTGGAAACCGACCCAAGGG TGCGCGACTCCCGTATACGCTGTCGTTCCTGTACTTCTCGCTGGTTCAGTTCTACGTCCTCATCTGCTCGTTCTACCTGGTCGCAAATGCTTTCAGTGGTGGCACgttggatttcaacatgtcAGATGGCGTGGGTGCATTCCTGTCATCGTTCTTCAGTTCTCAAGGTCCGGGTATTGTGTTGATTGCATTGGTGTCAACGTACGGTATTTACGTGGTGTCTAGTCTGCTGTACATGGACCCGTGGCACATCTTGACCAGTTCGTGGGCGTACTTCTTCGGAATGACGACTTCGATCAACATCCTGATGGTATATGCGTTCTGTAACTGGCACGACGTCTCGTGGGGTACCAAGGGATCAGACAAGGCAGATGCGCTACCCTCGGCACAAACACAAAAGGACGGGTTGAAATCGAATTTCATTGAAGAACTGGATAAACCGCAGGCGGACATTGATAGCCAGTTCGAATCTACGGTGAAGCGTGCGCTGGCGCCGTTTGAAGAGCCTGAGGAGGAGTACGAGAAGTCCATGGATGATTCGTACCGGAACTTCCGAACCAACTTGCTCTTGCTGTGGATCTTCAGTAATCTGATTTTGTCGTTGCTGATTACGGCAGAGAGCATCTCTCGGATGTGTCTGACG AATACCTCCACGACGCGGACATCGTGGTTCTTCCAGATCATTCTGTGGTCCACGGCAGCACTGTGCTTCTTCCGCTTCTTCGGATCCTTGTGGTTCCTAGGCCGGTCGGGCATTCTCTGTTGCGTGAACAGACGTTAA
- a CDS encoding fungal specific transcription factor domain-containing protein (COG:S;~EggNog:ENOG410Q2JQ;~InterPro:IPR007219;~PFAM:PF04082;~TransMembrane:3 (o252-270i416-435o480-499i);~go_function: GO:0003677 - DNA binding [Evidence IEA];~go_function: GO:0008270 - zinc ion binding [Evidence IEA];~go_process: GO:0006351 - transcription, DNA-templated [Evidence IEA]): MRAQTECKYNASYSRGAVVTPQASNDVYPHHVDASSPVEMASAEGRSAAETPYESQDPDLVLDVTGQYCGPASAHSFLGRAVQNFSHTSRPSISTALPDLETSAPAVSIFSYGDRKALEVDRTRFHWPNVSVARELVRRYFDFAAPTYRILHQGTVDKWVDDIDHPQSLSNPLSAATQATLLMVFATSLMFRGDPERIRDAGDDGWRHSELYYAMAESSLAHEVGMPTLGSVQARFLMVLYLLCSSRANQSWFAFGTVVQLLMCLGLHRYRSLNESASMEERVTRECEKRVLWCAYTLDKYLSLILGRPRFLQEEDIDQELPAAVDDDDLGREQPDENSTPKDCIMNAPILHSLLARILSRAAKEQYAVRSISDAQQMQAIESLSEAIEVWHAQLPPILSGAIQPSSLIPLFRRQLTVLQLARFHAIMFVTRPLLLRNYAVNLPGYESSYRNYLITCVAAARDTISLILSFAKEEQLFPAFWYSQYIAFNALSAIYIYLIQMKRGRIPPCTTQDLHENTLYELAETTQHHLAQVTVRNAPSWRYSVILQGLRGEANRVLHQDEFQDRGSTQQRHTKMNRTAATRTLPVDPMLSSQPSSAAVYEEHPMIEEMAAPGYNILDPRAESLFGSFAMDGDPSLNFWPQLDCLPIMYPDLWPGFG, translated from the exons ATGCGAGCCCAGACTGAATGCAAGTACAATGCTTCATACAGTCGCGGTGCCGTGGTGACTCCTCAAGCCTCAAATGACGTTTATCCTCATCATGTTGACGCTTCTTCGCCCGTTGAGATGGCGTCCGCGGAAGGAAGATCCGCCGCGGAAACCCCTTACGAGTCGCAAGATCCTGATCTAGTTTTGGATGTCACTGGCCAGTACTGTGGTCCTGCTTCTGCGCATTCTTTCCTGGGTCGCGCGGTGCAGAACTTCTCTCATACTTCCCGACCATCGATATCAACGGCACTTCCGGACTTGGAAACATCAGCACCCGCtgtctccatcttctcgtaTGGCGATCGCAAGGCTCTGGAAGTAGATCGCACTCGTTTCCACTGGCCTAATGTGAGCGTTGCACGGGAGCTGGTCCGACGATACTTTGACTTCGCAGCCCCGACCTACCGCATCTTGCACCAAGGCACGGTTGATAAATGGGTTGATGATATCGATCACCCCCAATCGCTTTCCAATCCCTTGTCTGCAGCGACTCAGGCAACATTACTCATGGTCTTTGCGACCTCGTTAATGTTCCGCGGCGATCCAGAACGTATCCGCGATGCCGGCGATGATGGATGGCGCCATAGCGAATTGTACTATGCCATGGCCGAGTCTAGCTTGGCCCATGAGGTGGGAATGCCAACACTTGGGTCTGTACAGGCCCGTTTTTTGATGGTTCTGTATCTGTTGTGCTCATCGCGTGCCAACCAGTCATGGTTTGCTTTTGGTACGGTGGTGCAGCTCCTCATGTGCCTGGGACTGCATCGCTATCGGTCACTGAACGAATCGGCCTCGATGGAAGAGCGCGTTACTCGAGAGTGTGAGAAGCGCGTGCTTTGGTGCGCGTATACGTTGGATAAATACCTCAGCCTTATTCTAGGACGGCCCCGTTTCCTCCAAGAAGAGGACATTGACCAAGAACTCCCGGCTGCTGTGGATGATGACGATCTAGGGCGCGAGCAGCCCGACGAAAACAGCACACCCAAGGATTGTATCATGAATGCTCCCATACTCCATTCTTTGCTAGCTCGAATCCTGTCGCGTGCGGCCAAGGAACAATATGCCGTTAGATCAATCTCGGATGCACAGCAGATGCAGGCCATCGAGTCGCTTAGCGAAGCCATTGAGGTGTGGCATGCACAATTACCTCCGATACTTTCCGGTGCCATTCAACCAAGTAGCCTGATCCCCCTTTTCCGTCGTCAGCTCACCGTGTTGCAGTTGGCGCGTTTTCATGCCATTATGTTCGTGACGAGACCACTACTGCTGCGTAACTACGCCGTCAATCTTCCTGGCTATGAAAGTTCCTATCGAAATTATCTCATCACCTGCGTTGCGGCGGCTCGCGACACGATATCGCTCATACTGAGCTTTGCCAAAGAAGAACAGCTTTTCCCGGCATTCTGGTATTCGCAGTACATTGCCTTCAACGCCCTATCGGCAATATACATCTACCTGATTCAAATGAAACGGGGTCGTATCCCACCCTGTACGACTCAGGACTTGCATGAAAACACGTTATATGAGCTCGCAGAAACCACCCAGCACCATCTAGCACAGGTCACGGTCCGGAATGCTCCGTCCTGGAGATACAGTGTCATCCTGCAGGGTCTTCGTGGGGAAGCCAACCGCGTTCTACATCAGGATGAATTCCAGGATAGAGGGAGCACTCAACAAAGACATACGAAAATGAATCGAACAGCAGCAACTCGTACCCTTCCAGTGGATCCCATGTTGAGTTCTCAGCCATCGAGCGCAGCTGTCTATGAAGAACACCCAATGATCGAGGAGATGGCAGCTCCTGGATATAATATACTTGACCCACGCGCAGAAAGTCTCTTTGGGAGCTTCGCGATGGATGGTGATCCATCGTTGAATTTCTGGCCGCAGCTGGATTGCTTGCCTATAA TGTATCCGGACCTCTGGCCAGGATTCGGATAG